ACCGCATACTGATAGCCGGACGGATCGGTGGTCACCACCACGCGGTCGGCCTTCATCAGTAGTGTGCCGCGCGTCAGCACCACGTTGCCGGTGGCAACGTTGACCTGCTTGACGTCATCATACGTGAGCTGGTCGGAATCGATCAGCGTCGGCTTGTCGGAATCGGCTTTTTCCGCATGGGCAATGCCTATGGCGCTGAGCAACAACAGAGAAAGCAAAAATAATCGTTTCATGAAAAATCCTGGATAAAGGATGGAACCGCATACATAAATTGTGTGCCTTGCGCTTAATGCGGCTTTGGCGGAAAGACGCCGTGGACCTTGCTGAACATTTTCAGCACGCGCGTGGAATTATTGAAATACATGCCGGTGCCGTTTAGTTTCGATTGCCCCAGCGTGATTTCTGCCGGCAGATCGGTTTGCATGACATCGTCGTCCGGCAGCAACAACAGGTACTCCGATTTCAAGTGAAAATTGTCGGCCATCGCAGTCTTCGGGCGATCGGCGTTGACATCGCCATACAGGTGCACCTTGCTGTTGTCGTCTTCAACCTTGCCGCGGTCGGCGCGCAAGTTCATCGGTGGCTTTTCCTTGTCCAGGCTG
This DNA window, taken from Collimonas arenae, encodes the following:
- the lptC gene encoding LPS export ABC transporter periplasmic protein LptC, coding for MLLLVLFVIFALGSFWLVQVMHKDTDELLPKPARVEPDYYVETFNYVQMSPTGQPRYNISGDLLTHNPVDDSFDIQKPIVHSLDKEKPPMNLRADRGKVEDDNSKVHLYGDVNADRPKTAMADNFHLKSEYLLLLPDDDVMQTDLPAEITLGQSKLNGTGMYFNNSTRVLKMFSKVHGVFPPKPH